In Vicinamibacterales bacterium, the DNA window GACGCTTCTTGCCAGGAAGGGCTACCAAGTCACGCAACAGTAGGCGTCAACGCGGGCGCTTCAACTTCGCGCGGGCCTTCTCGACCGCCGTCCGTACGCCGCAGTCGTGAATGTGGTCGTTCACCAGGCCCATCGCCTGCATGAAGGCATAACTTGTCGTCGGCCCCACGAACGACCATCCCCGCTTCTTCAGGTCCTTCGACATCGCTACTGATTGGGCCGTCGTGGTCATCGCGAGGAGCGTGTCGCGCGTGACCTCTACTGGGCGCTCGCCCGCCGCGGGTTCCCACGACCAGAAGTAGGCCGCGAGCGAGCCCTTCTCGTCGATCAGCTCGAGGGCCTGCTTCGCGTTGTTGATCGTGGATTCGATCTTGCCCCGGTGGCGGATGATGCCTTCGTCTTTCAGCAGCCGCTGGACATCCCTGGCGGCGAAGCGCGCCACCCTTGCCGGGTCGAATCCGGCGAACGCCTTCCGGAAGTTCTCGCGCTTGCGGAGGATGGTGATCCAGCTCAAGCCGGCCTGGAAGCCCTCCAGGCAGATCTTCTCGAACAACCGGGTGTCGTCGGTGACCGGGCGTCCCCATTCCTCGTCGTGATAGCGGACGTAGAGTGGATCCTCGCCCGGCCAGGAACACCGCTTCATTTCTTCCGGGCCCGCTTCGCCCTGGCCGCCATCACCTCGGCTTCGAGCGCGGTCTTGACCTTCTTGAGCTCGGCCCTGGCCTTGGCGTCAGGCACGGGGAACTCCGGGTTGAGCGTCTCGATGGTGTCCACGATCACGGCCGCCACGGCGAGGCGAGTGAACCACTTGCGGTCCGAGGGGATCACGTGCCACGGCGCCCACT includes these proteins:
- a CDS encoding DNA-3-methyladenine glycosylase I; protein product: MKRCSWPGEDPLYVRYHDEEWGRPVTDDTRLFEKICLEGFQAGLSWITILRKRENFRKAFAGFDPARVARFAARDVQRLLKDEGIIRHRGKIESTINNAKQALELIDEKGSLAAYFWSWEPAAGERPVEVTRDTLLAMTTTAQSVAMSKDLKKRGWSFVGPTTSYAFMQAMGLVNDHIHDCGVRTAVEKARAKLKRPR